The genomic segment ATCTGTTGAAACTTATAGTCTTGATGAAGAAATTGATAAAACGGGGAAAATAAATAATATAATTTCATCGGGAATAAATATTCTTGTTCAAATTGCCAAGGAGCCGATTTCTGCAAAAGGTCCTAGAATTACAACAGAGTTGAGCTTGCCCGGTCGTTATCTTGTATTAGTGCCGTTTTCAAAACGTATTTCCATAAGCCATAAAATCAAAAATCTTGCAGAAAAATCAAGATTGAAAAAAATAGCTTCTAGTATCCAACCATTAAATTTTGGAATTATTATTAGAACTGTTGCTGAAAATTGCAATTTTGATGACCTAAAGGCAGATATGGATGATTTGATGGGCAGGTGGAATAATATCGTTGAATCTTTAAAAAAGAGCAAAAGTCCTGTAAAAATTTTAGGAGAGCTTGACCGTTCTCTTGCAATAATGAGGGATTTGCTTAATTCATCGTTTAATAGTGTTGTTGTAAATGATGTTACAGTCTATAATGATGTTAAAACTTATTTACAAAGCATAGCTCCTGAACAAGTAGATATTGTTAGCCTTTATAAAGGGAAAACACCTATTTTTGAGCACTATGGTGTGAATAAGCAAATAAAGTCGCTTTTTGGGAAAAAAGTAACTTTAAGGTCGGGCGCTTATCTAATTATTGAACATACTGAAGCATTTCATGTTATTGATATAAATAGCGGATATAAGACTGATAATGGCAAAGATCAAGAGCAAAATGCACTTGCTGCAAATTTAGAAATGGCAGAAGAGGTTGCTCGTCAGGTAAGATTGAGGGATTTGGGAGGAATTATTGTAATAGATTTTATAGACATGTATTTGGGTGCGAACAGACGAAAGTTGTATGATAAGTTGAAGGAGGAAATGTCGAGGGATAGAGCAAAACATAGCATTTTGCCGCCAAGCAAGTTTGGGCTCGTGCAAATAACAAGGCAAAGAGTTCGCCCAGAAACAAAAATAAAAGTTTTAGAAAAGTGTCCTGTATGCAATGGCACTGGCGAAATAAAATCTAATATACTTATTGTTGATGAAATCGAAAATACATTGTTCTTTTTAGTTAAAGAGCAAAATGAGAAAAAACTAACGCTTTATACATCTCCTTTTATTCATGCGTATTTAACGAAAGGCACTTTTAATAGCATTGTTAAAAAATGGCGTAAACAATTGGGTTGTAAACTAATAGTTAAGTCTTCTAATAATTATCATTTTTTAGAATATCATATTTTTAATGCTAATGGGGAGGAGATAACTCTTTAAAAAAAAATCTTGTGGAAAATAATGTTTCATTTTTTATTATAAAAGAGTATCTGCTAAGGCTTGAGAAGTACTGTGCTTTTCAAGAAAGGTCTGTTTATGATTTGAGGCTGAAAATGATTAAACTCGGAATTCCCGAAGAATATCATGATAGAATTATTGAAGAACTCAAAAAAAATAATTTTTTAAGCGACGAAAGATACGCGGATTTGTTTGTGAGAAGTAAAGTTAACCAAAATGGATGGGGACCCGTAAAAATCCGAGCAGAGCTGACTAAAAAAAATATTGCAAATTCTTTAATTGAAAAATATATAAACCTTTATTATAAGGAAACTAAGCAAACTGAGATGTTGGAAACGATGCTGAATAAAAAAATGAAGTCGCTGGAAAATGTGGATAGGGAAAAACAAAAAGAAAAATTAATTCGTTTTGCCTTATCTAGAGGCTTTGAAAGCAATTCAGTTTTTGCAGTTGTTAATAAAATTTTTTCGGGGAAGGATTGATTATTGAAGATGTCTTGATTATTTGTTCGTCCATTTGTTTGTGGTTGCATAAGTCATTGATATACAACTGGTTGTGTGCTGCGCCTGCTTGGTGTCCGCGCCCGCGTAAGTTATTGATAATCAGAGAGTTGCGAACATCAAGCTGTTTTGTGTCGCGACCACCTAAGTCGTTGATACTTAAGCAGTTACAAGTCGCCGACCCGCCAACTAAACACTAAAAACTCAACACTAAACAGGCATTTTCTTTTTTTGAGGTGCTATGTATAAAGTCTCAAAAAAAGAAAA from the Bacteroidales bacterium genome contains:
- a CDS encoding RecX family transcriptional regulator → MENNVSFFIIKEYLLRLEKYCAFQERSVYDLRLKMIKLGIPEEYHDRIIEELKKNNFLSDERYADLFVRSKVNQNGWGPVKIRAELTKKNIANSLIEKYINLYYKETKQTEMLETMLNKKMKSLENVDREKQKEKLIRFALSRGFESNSVFAVVNKIFSGKD
- a CDS encoding Rne/Rng family ribonuclease; this translates as MNKELIIDATSGEVQIALIEDKRLVELHAEQGKHDFAVGDFYLGKVKKIISGLNAAFVDVGYEKDAFLHYLDLGPHVKSLLRFQKDLMSGKKVSVETYSLDEEIDKTGKINNIISSGINILVQIAKEPISAKGPRITTELSLPGRYLVLVPFSKRISISHKIKNLAEKSRLKKIASSIQPLNFGIIIRTVAENCNFDDLKADMDDLMGRWNNIVESLKKSKSPVKILGELDRSLAIMRDLLNSSFNSVVVNDVTVYNDVKTYLQSIAPEQVDIVSLYKGKTPIFEHYGVNKQIKSLFGKKVTLRSGAYLIIEHTEAFHVIDINSGYKTDNGKDQEQNALAANLEMAEEVARQVRLRDLGGIIVIDFIDMYLGANRRKLYDKLKEEMSRDRAKHSILPPSKFGLVQITRQRVRPETKIKVLEKCPVCNGTGEIKSNILIVDEIENTLFFLVKEQNEKKLTLYTSPFIHAYLTKGTFNSIVKKWRKQLGCKLIVKSSNNYHFLEYHIFNANGEEITL